The proteins below are encoded in one region of Paraflavitalea devenefica:
- a CDS encoding RagB/SusD family nutrient uptake outer membrane protein, protein MKKKQIIIGVLLTGVIACLGSCRKYLSVEHYFDDRQSEERIFKSKDYTEQWLASAYNALLNNNLEMGNTGNNLTNYSDDMYFNESSGGNGEKYRKFKFGEYDHTWVQSWSQSYGGIRQASVMLNSMSDGSTFTESQVAGYKAQARFVRAYLYWLLLRKYGPVPIMPAKGVNYDDSYDNLSYARNTYDEVASFIAEEMALAAKDLPLKWDNRNLARPTRGAALATRAKALLFAASPLANGNPDMADFTNDEGQPLISLQYNEEKWARAAAACKDVIDLGTYKLYTTAFKTRGTTDYPATITPPYHAEYSVRNFPDGWADIDPFESYRSVFNGELYASENPEMIFTRGDNQINSEGGVMALARLQMPKTGGGYNSHGLTLKQCDAYCMDDGTPFDRQTVRNKYSGNMFVQASEVNDFKPLLANVWKEFAHREPRFYASVAYSGALWTMSSAVNNLPTVTNQQIFYYRGEFNGYINGDTWLPTGIGVMKFVNPKDNNSGNGGKIFPKVDIAIRYADILLMYAESLNELSGTYTIPSWDGGAANAVSRNIDEMKKALGQVRIRGGIPDLDLSIYGSKEELRKKIKHERQVEFLGENQRYYDLRRWKDAPVDEAEQIYGFNTFMTKDQASLFYTPIRVPLLQTTFSRKMYFWPIDWDELKKNKRLNQSPGWPSFD, encoded by the coding sequence ATGAAGAAAAAACAAATTATAATAGGCGTGTTATTAACAGGTGTTATAGCATGTTTGGGATCCTGCCGTAAGTATCTCAGTGTAGAGCATTACTTTGATGACCGGCAGAGCGAGGAGCGTATCTTCAAAAGCAAAGACTATACTGAGCAGTGGCTCGCCAGTGCATATAACGCGTTGTTGAACAACAACCTTGAAATGGGGAATACCGGTAACAACCTTACCAATTATTCGGATGATATGTACTTTAACGAATCGTCGGGGGGCAATGGAGAAAAGTACCGGAAGTTCAAATTCGGAGAATACGACCATACCTGGGTTCAGTCCTGGTCTCAATCCTATGGGGGCATCCGCCAGGCATCGGTAATGCTTAACAGTATGTCGGATGGCAGCACATTCACCGAAAGCCAGGTGGCAGGTTATAAAGCGCAGGCTCGGTTTGTTCGCGCTTACCTGTATTGGTTGCTATTGCGCAAGTATGGCCCGGTGCCCATTATGCCAGCTAAAGGTGTAAACTATGATGACAGCTATGACAACCTCTCTTACGCTCGCAACACTTATGATGAAGTGGCCAGTTTTATAGCCGAAGAGATGGCGCTTGCAGCGAAGGACCTTCCCCTGAAGTGGGACAATCGTAATCTTGCCCGCCCCACACGCGGCGCGGCATTGGCTACCCGTGCCAAAGCGTTGCTCTTCGCCGCCAGTCCACTGGCAAATGGCAACCCGGATATGGCTGATTTTACCAATGATGAGGGACAACCATTGATCTCTCTGCAATACAACGAAGAAAAATGGGCCAGGGCGGCAGCCGCCTGCAAGGATGTTATAGACCTTGGCACGTACAAGCTCTACACAACTGCATTTAAGACAAGGGGAACTACGGATTATCCAGCTACCATTACCCCTCCGTATCATGCTGAATATTCTGTGAGGAATTTTCCCGATGGCTGGGCCGATATCGACCCTTTCGAATCTTACAGGTCAGTGTTTAATGGAGAACTGTACGCTTCCGAAAACCCCGAAATGATATTTACCAGGGGTGACAACCAGATAAATTCAGAGGGTGGTGTTATGGCGTTAGCAAGACTTCAGATGCCCAAAACCGGCGGTGGTTACAATTCTCATGGCCTTACACTGAAACAATGTGATGCCTACTGCATGGACGATGGAACGCCTTTTGACAGGCAAACTGTACGCAATAAATACAGCGGTAATATGTTTGTGCAGGCCAGTGAGGTAAATGACTTTAAACCATTGTTGGCCAATGTATGGAAAGAATTTGCCCACCGGGAACCACGTTTTTATGCTTCGGTGGCTTATAGTGGCGCACTTTGGACCATGTCCAGCGCGGTTAATAATCTGCCCACCGTTACTAACCAGCAGATCTTTTATTACCGTGGGGAATTTAATGGTTATATAAACGGAGATACCTGGCTGCCCACCGGCATTGGCGTGATGAAATTCGTTAACCCCAAAGACAATAATAGCGGTAATGGTGGTAAGATCTTTCCCAAAGTGGATATTGCAATACGTTACGCAGATATCCTGCTTATGTATGCCGAATCGCTTAATGAACTGAGCGGTACTTACACTATTCCTTCATGGGATGGTGGTGCTGCCAATGCAGTATCCAGGAATATAGACGAAATGAAAAAAGCGCTTGGACAAGTACGCATCCGGGGGGGCATACCAGACCTCGATCTATCCATATATGGCAGTAAAGAGGAACTGCGTAAAAAAATAAAACACGAACGGCAGGTAGAGTTTCTGGGCGAAAACCAGCGCTACTACGACCTGCGTCGCTGGAAAGATGCGCCGGTGGATGAAGCAGAGCAGATATACGGCTTTAATACTTTTATGACCAAGGATCAGGCCTCCCTGTTTTACACGCCGATACGCGTGCCGCTATTACAAACTACTTTTTCCAGGAAAATGTACTTCTGGCCTATTGATTGGGATGAGCTGAAGAAAAACAAGCGCCTGAACCAGTCGCCGGGCTGGCCTTCATTCGATTGA
- a CDS encoding DUF4973 domain-containing protein, with protein sequence MKSLHKYIMIAALGFLFSACTAEWEDELYIQMVSFKTKLNSEGVSPVYLRYNKNGEVVYNLPLIVSGSQPNQTDKYVKIEVDNDTLNIFNKEKYQYRTDLYFKQLPAQFFELPSPTCFIPRGSNTQNYPVKFKFDNLDLVERYVLPLTIKEDPSYITNTRKGWRKALLNVIPFNDYSGNYSATSMNAYLDGQTTNPLVSSTRTAWVVDEKSVFFYAGVTEERSESRGEYKIVMEFLEPVKEGNGDLVGALNVYATNDAIHFEMLGQPSYKITQTVDPTKKYLVKQYCTVNLRYKYDDITTMPGTPVRYRAEGTMTMERQRNILIPDEDQAIEW encoded by the coding sequence ATGAAAAGTTTACACAAATATATCATGATAGCCGCGTTGGGCTTTCTGTTCAGCGCCTGTACTGCTGAGTGGGAGGATGAGCTTTATATACAGATGGTTTCCTTTAAAACCAAGCTGAACAGCGAAGGTGTTTCCCCGGTATACCTGAGGTATAACAAAAATGGTGAGGTGGTGTACAATCTACCCCTCATCGTAAGTGGGTCTCAACCAAATCAAACGGATAAGTATGTTAAAATAGAGGTGGATAATGATACGCTCAATATTTTTAACAAAGAAAAATACCAGTACCGCACCGATCTGTATTTTAAACAACTGCCCGCCCAGTTTTTTGAATTGCCTTCACCAACCTGTTTTATTCCCAGGGGATCAAATACTCAAAACTACCCGGTAAAGTTTAAATTTGACAACTTAGACCTGGTGGAACGTTATGTGCTGCCACTTACCATCAAAGAAGATCCGTCTTATATCACCAATACCCGTAAGGGCTGGCGGAAAGCTTTACTGAACGTGATACCCTTTAATGATTATTCAGGCAATTATTCGGCTACCTCCATGAACGCGTATTTGGACGGTCAGACTACGAACCCTCTTGTATCGAGCACCAGAACGGCATGGGTGGTAGATGAAAAATCGGTATTTTTTTACGCTGGTGTAACCGAGGAAAGATCTGAATCCCGGGGCGAGTATAAAATAGTAATGGAGTTTTTAGAGCCTGTTAAAGAAGGCAACGGCGATTTAGTAGGGGCATTAAATGTTTATGCGACCAACGATGCCATCCATTTTGAAATGCTTGGCCAGCCCAGCTATAAGATCACGCAGACTGTAGATCCCACTAAGAAATATTTGGTAAAACAATATTGTACGGTAAACCTGCGGTATAAATATGATGATATTACCACCATGCCAGGTACACCGGTAAGGTACAGAGCGGAAGGTACTATGACCATGGAGCGGCAGCGAAACATATTGATACCGGATGAGGATCAGGCTATTGAATGGTAA